A section of the Paralichthys olivaceus isolate ysfri-2021 chromosome 16, ASM2471397v2, whole genome shotgun sequence genome encodes:
- the LOC109638655 gene encoding junctional sarcoplasmic reticulum protein 1, with the protein MYAARKTREETAPVSHQPRAEPKISLKEPSIPRTPSLPKPLSIENPAQTETPWENVTLNRCLFVAITILVLTSGFQRLHETLRGQGTLHSHEEEVGMKVRWSETLRHRGQPSEPQASLWELMFWWLPDLDDDEDEEEDDDEVEVKRGRAKRGAMARTSRGLRNRPLLDKKLTKQRDGKLKDRRARKARDEETKDKRESDKQEPEEAVRGEDEDQGDDEIVPEKNKRLEEKREKKKSQKG; encoded by the exons ATGTATGCTGCAAGGAAAACCAGAGAG GAAACAGCTCCAGTTTCACACCAACCAAGAGCAGAACCCAAGATATCACTCAAAGAACCCAGCATCCCTAGAACAC CATCCTTGCCTAAACCCTTGTCCATAGAAAACCCAGCCCAGACAGAAACACCGTGGGAGAACGTCACCCTGAACCGATGTCTGTTTGTGGCCATCACCATCCTCGTACTCACCTCAGGCTTTCAGAGGCTTCATG AAACTTTGCGTGGTCAGGGGACTTTGCATAGTCATGAGGAAGAAGTTGGAATGAAGGTGAGATGGTCAGAAACATTACGTCACAGAGGACAACCATCAGAG CCTCAGGCATCTCTGTGGGAATTAATGTTCTGGTGGCTGCCAGACCTTGATGacgatgaggatgaggaggaagacgatGACGAAGTGGAAGTGAAAAGAGGGAGGGCAAAGAGAGGAGCGATGGCACGGACATCAAGAGGTCTCAGAAACAGGCCATTACTGGACAAAAAGCTCACGAAGCAAAGAGATGGGAAATTAAAGGACAGGAGGGCCAGGAAAGCCAGGGATGAAGAAACCAAAGACAAGAGAGAAAGCGATAAGCAGGAACCCGAAGAAGCAGTAAGGGGAGAAGATGAAGATCAAGGCGATGATGAGATAGTACCTGAGAAGAATAAAAGgttggaggaaaagagagagaagaaaaagtctCAGAAAGGATGA
- the plekhj1 gene encoding pleckstrin homology domain-containing family J member 1 isoform X2 → MRFNEKELVFLSRQPSEMAAELGMRGPKKGDVVKRRLVKLVVNFLFYFRTDEEEPIGALLLEQCKVERENSQSFSIAFLDEAERKYLFECDSEEQCGEWIDCIVKASYEFMRKNLIFYRTEIHRLTGKDPLEQYGISDETRFQISNGLQLTPGDTSSL, encoded by the exons ATGCGGTTTAACGAGAAGGAGCTGGTGTTTCTGAGCCGGCAGCCGTCAGAGATGGCAGCTGAGCTGGGGATGAGAGGACCCAAGAAAGGAGACG ttGTAAAGAGGAGGCTCGTGAAGCTCGTAGTCAACTTCCTCTTTTACTTCCGgactgatgaggaggag CCGATCGgagctctgctgctggagcagtgcaaggtggagagagagaacagtcaGAGCTTCTCCATAG CTTTCCTggatgaagcagagaggaagtaTCTGTTCGAGTGTGACTCAGAGGAACAGTGTGGGGAGTGGATCGACTGCATCGTCAAAGCCAG TTACGAGTTCATGAGGAAGAATCTGATATTTTATCGAACTGAAATCCATAGGCTCACTGGCAAG GACCCTCTGGAGCAGTATGGTATATCAGATGAGACACGCTTCCAGATCAGCAACGGGCTGCAACTTACGCCTGGTGACACCTCCTCCCTTTAG
- the sf3a2 gene encoding splicing factor 3A subunit 2: protein MDFQHRAGGKTGSGGVASSSESNRDRRERLRQLALETIDINKDPYFMKNHLGSYECKLCLTLHNNEGSYLAHTQGKKHQTNLARRAAKEAKEAPAQPAPAKAKVEVKKFVKIGRPGYKVTKQRDPETGQQSLLFQIDYPEIAEGIGPRHRFMSAYEQRIEPPDRRWQYLLLAAEPYETIAFKVPSREIDKAENRFWTHWNRETKQFFLQFHFKMEKAIPQSTGPVPPAGVKRPLPLMTGVGPRSLNDSMPPPPPGGMSIPPLPPGAPGAPQMPMPPMPMRPPPPDGLSLSNN, encoded by the exons ATGGATTTCCAGCACCGAGCTGGAGGGAAGACGGGGAGTGGAGGAGTGGCGTCTTCCTCCGAGAGTAACCGAGACAGACGTGAGAGGTTACGTCAGCTGGCGCTGGAGACAATTGACATCAACAAAGATCCCTATTTTATGAAGAATCACTTGGGTTCATATGAGTGCAAGCTTTGTCTGACACTTCATAACAACGAG GGCAGTTACttggcacacacacaaggaaagaaACATCAGACCAACTT AGCACGACGAGCAGCCAAAGAGGCAAAAGAAGCTCCTGCTCAGCCGGCTCCAGCTAAAGCCAAAGTTGAAGTCAAGAAATTTGTCAAAATCGGTCGACCAGGATACAAAG TCACCAAACAGAGAGACCCAGAAACTGGACAGCAGTCTTTACTTTTCCAG ATCGACTACCCAGAGATCGCTGAAGGAATTGGGCCGAGGCATCGTTTCATGTCTGCCTATGAGCAGCGCATTGAGCCCCCTGATCGTCGCTGGCAATACCTGCTGCTCGCTGCTGAGCCATATGAGACTATTGCCTTCAAG GTCCCCAGTAGAGAAATTGATAAAGCAGAAAACCGCTTCTGGACCCACTGGAACAGAGAAACTAAGCAG ttcttCCTGCAGTTTCACTTCAAAATGGAGAAAGCTATTCCCCAGTCCACTGGTCCAGTTCCTCCTGCAGGTGTGAAGCGCCCCCTTCCTCTCATGACTGGAGTTGGACCACGCTCACTAAATGATTCAATGCCCCCTCCCCCACCAGGAGGGATGTCTATCCCCCCACTCCCACCTGGTGCTCCAGGTGCCCCCCAGATGCCCATGCCCCCCATGCCAATGAGGCCGCCACCTCCCGATGGACTTTCATTATCTAATAATTGA
- the LOC109638664 gene encoding fizzy-related protein homolog → MDQDYECRLLRQINIQNENASPVKAVGAARALTPTSSPLSSPSKHGDRFIPSRAGANWSVNFHRINEIEKSHNQNRKTKDGTTDSNKADGLAYSALLKNELLGAGIEKVQDPQSEDRRLQPSTPAKRSLFSYSVSAKRALPEEDGNTVSPYSLSPVSSNSQKLLRSPRKPTRKISKIPFKVLDAPELQDDFYLNLVDWSSLNVLSVGLGTCVYLWSACTSQVTRLCDLSVEGDSVTSVGWSERGNLVAVGTHKGYVQIWDAAAGKKLSVLEGHTARVGALAWNADQLSSGSRDRVILQRDIRAPPLQSERRLQGHRQEVCGLKWSTDHQLLASGGNDNKLLVWNHSSVLPVQQYTEHLAAVKAIAWSPHQHGLLASGGGTADRCIRFWNTLTGQPLQCTDTGSQVCNLAWSKHTNELVSTHGYSQNQILVWKYPSLTQVAKLTGHSYRVLYLAMSPDGEAIVTGAGDETLRFWNVFSKMRSTKESVSVLNLFTRIR, encoded by the exons ATGGATCAGGACTATGAGTGCAGGCTGCTCAGGCAGATCAACATCCAAAATGAGAATGCAAGCCCCGTA AAAGCTGTAGGAGCTGCGCGAGCTCTGACACCCACCAGctcccctctgtcctccccTAGCAAGCATGGTGATCGCTTCATTCCCTCCCGGGCCGGAGCCAACTGGAGTGTCAACTTCCACCGCATCAAT GAAATTGAAAAGTCGCATAATCAAAATAGGAAAACCAAAGATGGCACAACAGACAGCAACAAAG CGGATGGGCTGGCATACTCGGCTCTGCTAAAGAACGAGCTGCTAGGAGCCGGTATCGAGAAAGTCCAGGACCCGCAGTCAGAAGATCGCCGCCTGCAGCCGTCCACTCCTGCCAAAAGGAGCCTTTTTAGT taCTCTGTCAGTGCCAAGAGAGCTCTGCCAGAAGAGGATGGAAATACAGTATCTCCATATTCTCTATCACCTGTCAGTAGCAACAG CCAGAAACTGCTACGGTCGCCAAGGAAACCTACGCGCAAAATATCCAAAATTCCTTTCAAAGTTCTGGATGCTCCAGAGCTTCAGGATGACTTCTACCTCAACCTTGTGGACTGGTCCTCTCTGAATGTGCTCAGTGTTGGACTGGGTACCTGTGTCTACCTGTGGAGTGCCTGCACcagccag GTGACACGTCTATGTGATCTTTCTGTAGAGGGAGATTCAGTAACATCCGTGGGCTGGTCTGAGAGG GGTAACCTGGTGGCAGTGGGGACTCataaaggctatgtacagaTCTGGGATGCAGCAGCAGGGAAGAAGCTGTCTGTACTAGAGGGGCACACAGCCAGAGTGG GTGCGTTAGCGTGGAATGCAGACCAGCTGTCATCTGGGAGCCGTGATCGGGTGATCCTGCAGCGGGATATTAGAGCCCCGCCTCTCCAGTCTGAGCGCCGTCTCCAaggacacagacaggaagtgtgcGGGCTCAAGTGGAGCACGGACCATCAGCTGCTTGCCTCCGGTGGAAATGATAACAAG ctgctcgTGTGGAACCACTCGAGCGTCCTCCCGGTGCAGCAGTACACAGAGCACTTGGCTGCAGTGAAGGCCATCGCCTGGTCTCCCCACCAGCACGGCCTTCTGGCCTCTGGTGGCGGCACCGCCGACCGCTGCATCCGCTTCTGGAACACTCTAACGGGCCAACCGCTGCAGTGCACTGACACGGGCTCTCAAGTCTGCAACCTGGCCTGGTCCAAGCACACAAACGAACTG GTCAGCACTCATGGTTATTCCCAGAACCAGATCTTGGTGTGGAAGTATCCCTCGCTAACTCAAGTGGCCAAACTCACAGGGCATTCCTACAGAGTTCTCTACCTG GCTATGTCACCCGATGGAGAGGCCATTGTGACTGGGGCTGGAGATGAAACTCTTCGGTTCTGGAACGTCTTCAGCAAGATGAGATCCACTAAG GAATCAGTGTCAGTGCTGAACCTCTTCACAAGGATCCGGTAG
- the plekhj1 gene encoding pleckstrin homology domain-containing family J member 1 isoform X1 — MISIPCVSASVMRFNEKELVFLSRQPSEMAAELGMRGPKKGDVVKRRLVKLVVNFLFYFRTDEEEPIGALLLEQCKVERENSQSFSIAFLDEAERKYLFECDSEEQCGEWIDCIVKASYEFMRKNLIFYRTEIHRLTGKDPLEQYGISDETRFQISNGLQLTPGDTSSL, encoded by the exons ATGATATCAAT ACCGTGTGTGTCCGCGTCAGTGATGCGGTTTAACGAGAAGGAGCTGGTGTTTCTGAGCCGGCAGCCGTCAGAGATGGCAGCTGAGCTGGGGATGAGAGGACCCAAGAAAGGAGACG ttGTAAAGAGGAGGCTCGTGAAGCTCGTAGTCAACTTCCTCTTTTACTTCCGgactgatgaggaggag CCGATCGgagctctgctgctggagcagtgcaaggtggagagagagaacagtcaGAGCTTCTCCATAG CTTTCCTggatgaagcagagaggaagtaTCTGTTCGAGTGTGACTCAGAGGAACAGTGTGGGGAGTGGATCGACTGCATCGTCAAAGCCAG TTACGAGTTCATGAGGAAGAATCTGATATTTTATCGAACTGAAATCCATAGGCTCACTGGCAAG GACCCTCTGGAGCAGTATGGTATATCAGATGAGACACGCTTCCAGATCAGCAACGGGCTGCAACTTACGCCTGGTGACACCTCCTCCCTTTAG